In Lolium rigidum isolate FL_2022 chromosome 7, APGP_CSIRO_Lrig_0.1, whole genome shotgun sequence, the DNA window gcagcaaacaaagtagtaaataaaataaagcaagacaaaaacaaagtaaagagattgagNNNNNNNNNNNNNNNNNNNNNNNNNNNNNNNNNNNNNNNNNNNNNNNNNNNNNNNNNNNNNNNNNNNNNNNNNNNNNNNNNNNNNNNNNNNNNNNNNNNNacactacttttgatattgaaaatctctgggaaactaattctgaaaatgatgatgttaataattgccatagtattagtattattcatgtttcttcccataatgatatagaaagctctaaccttggggatgaggtgtttgaaaatcctttcgctactgatgattatatgcttgacacatctccttctagtaacaatgatggtaaggttacagatgaacatactgtggaagataactattctatttcttatgatgacactatgcctccaatctttgacaattgttataaagaatgctatgacacatgCTATAATTATCCTTATAAAACTTATCATAGTTATGGTGGGATCGCTAAaaatcattcccttagtatgcaacttgtttaccatgttcaaattcttgataatgatcctgctccatttACTatcaatgagaagagtttttcttacgccaaaattaatgatacctttatgcatatgaaccatgataaaaatgttttaagcgatggttatattgtgtatttcatcaatgatgctactggaagttattatgagagagggaaatatggttatatgcgtcttaataatattaagtttccactctctatgttgagaatcttgaagttactcgtgttttatcttcgtatgcttgtcactttgctcctcatgaatttatttgtgtacatgattccttcccataggaagtgggttaggcttaaatttgtttcatacttgctttttgatgctctctttgcttcaactctcatccttatgagagcatcatcattaaaattgttgagcccatcttaatggctataaagaaagcacttcttgggagataacccatgcttttattttgctactgttttgttgtgtcttggaagttgttactactgtagcaacctctccttatctttattttattgcattgttgtgccaagtaaagtctttgatagtaaagtcatactagatttggattactgcgcagaaacagatttcttgctgtcacgaatttggggagagttctctgtaggtaactcagaaaaatctgccaatttacgtgagtgatcctcagatatgtacgcaactttaattcaatttgagcattttcatctgagcaagtctggtgcctctaaaaaattcgtctttacggactgttccgttttgacagattctgccttttatttcgcattgcctcttttgctgtgttggatggatttctttgttccattaacttccagtagctttgtgcaatgtccaaaagtgttaagaataattgtgtcacctctgaacatgtgaatttttgattatacactaaccctctaatgagtttgttttgagtttggtgtggaggaagttttcaagggtcaagagaggaggatgatacaatatgatcaagaagagtgaaaagtctaatcttggggatgcccccgtggttcatccctgcatatttcaagaagactcaagcatctaagcttggggatgcccaaggcatccccttcttcatcgacaacttatcaggtcacctctagtgaaactatatttttattccgtcacatcttatgtgctttacttcgagcgtctgtatgtttttgtttttgtttttgtttgaataaaatctgatccatcatgcttgtgtgggagagagacacgctccgctttttcatttgaacacttgtgttcttcgctttacttttaatgttcgtggcgaaggttgaaactgcttcgttcatcgctatttggttggaaacagaaaatgctgcatgtggtaattggtataatgtcttgaataatttgatacttggcaattgatgtgctcatatagatcatgtttaagctcttgcatcatgtactttgcacctattaatgaagaactacatagagcttgttaaaatttggtttgcatgattagtttctctagagtctagatattttctggttaaggtgttttaacaacaaggagacaatgtaaagtcttataatacttacaatatgttcatatgtgagctttgctgcaccttttatacttgagtttgcttcaaacaaccttgctagcctaaccttgtattgagatgaattcttctcgtgcatccaaatccttgagccaataaccatgccatttgtgtccactatacctacctaccacatggtatttctctgccattccaaagtaaattacttgagtgctacctttaaaattctattcctttgtctttgcaatatatagctcatgggaaaaatagccttaaaaactattgtggtgaagaatatgtacttatgtgtcttatttcttaataagttgcttgttgagcggtaaccatgtttacggggacgctatcaacttttacctttgttgaatatcatgtgagttgctatgcatgttcgtcttgtcacgaagtaagggtgattttcatgatcaaatggtttgagtatgcatattgttagagaagaacattgggccgctaactaaagccatgatccatggtggaagtttcagtttggacaatcaatcctcaatctcttatgagaatattaactgttgttgaatgcctatgcattaaagaggagtccattgtctgttgtctatgttgtcccggtatggatgtctaagttgagaataatcaaaagcgagaaatccgatgcgaactttctccttagacctttgtacaggcagcatagaggtacccctttgtgacacttggttgaaacatatgctatgcaatgataatccatgttaatccaagctaattaggacaaggtgcgagcactattggtatactatgcatgaggcttgcaacttataggatatcttatacataacacatatgctttattactaccgttgacaaaattgtttctatgttttcaaaatgaaaagctctagcacaaaaatagtaatccatgtttccctctgcgaagggcctatcttttactttattgttgagtcagtttacctattctttctatcttagaagcaaacacttgtatcaactgtgtgcattgattcttacatgtttacttattgcacttgttatattactttgtgttgacaattatccatgagatatacatgttgaagttgaaagcaaccgctgaaacttatatcttcctttgtgttgcttcaaagctttctactaagaatttattgctttatgagtaactcttatgcaagtcttattgatgcttgtcttgaaagtactattcatgaaaagtctttgctatatgattcatttgtttactcattatcttcatcattgcttcgaatcgcggcattcatctcatatgctttacaatagtattgatcaagattatgatagcatgtcacttcaaaaattatccttgttatcgtttacctactcgagggcgagtaggaactaagcttggggatgcttgatacgtcttaaacgtatctataatttcttatgttccatgctacttttatgatgatactcatatgttttatacacattatatgtcatatttatgcattttccggaactaacctattgacgagatgctgaagtgccagttgatgttttctgctgtttttggtttcagaaatcctacaaaggaaatattctcggaatcggacgaaatcaatgcccaacatcttatttttcccggaaccttccgagaagtcaaagggggaccagaggggagccctgggggccccacacgtgtgggcggcgcggcccagggggggacgcccccctagtgtgaggaggccccgtggcccctccgactctgcctcttcgcctataagttgcctcctgacataaatcttcgacacggattgatgaaacaccagaaaaccttccagagccgccgccatcgcgaaactccaattcgggggacagaagtctctgttccggcaccctgccgggacggggaattgtccccggagtcatctccatcgacgtcaccgccatcttcatcgccatcgctcgtctcctatgatgaggaggagtagttctcccggggatgagggctctaccgtagctatgtggttcatctctctctttgtgatctagttgaatatcatctatgtgctactctagtgatgttattaaagtagtgtattcctcctccatgatgtaacattgacagtgtgtgcatcatgtagtacttggtataatctatgattgtgatctcttgtagattatgaagttaactattactatgatagtattgatgtgatctattccccctttcatagctgatgttgacagtgtgcatgctatgttagtactcggtataattgcgtaggtctatcttgcactctaaggttatttaaatatgaacatcgaatgttgtggagcctgttaactccggcattgaggtgctcttgtagtcctacacaattaatgatgtttgtcatccaacaagagagtgtagagtggttttattatgtgatcaatgttgagagtgaccactagtgaaagtatgatccctaggccttgtttccaaacatcgaatctccgtttatttactattctgttgcatgtttactcgctgccatattttattcagattgctattaccactcatatacatccataatacttgtatttcactatctcttctccgaactagtgcacctatacatctgacaagtgtattgggtgtgttggggacacaagagacttcttgtatcgtgattgcagggttgcttgagaggtttatctttgacctctacctccctgagttcgataaaccttgggtgattcacttaagggaaacttgctgctgttctacaaatctctgctcttggatgctcaacactgtctacaggaatagaagcgtgcgtagacatcagtcaccaCCAACATTggctgcaactggaggatgactacggtgagagaaggcgatgacgcataCGTCGACCATGGGCGGGCTTCGCCATCGCTCATGACCTGCAGGTAGGCCAGTTCCtcatcttcaagaaggtgtcctctTTCGAGTACATTGttgtcatcttcgaccacacctacACAGAGGTGATGACTAGGTGTCGTTACCATGGCGAtgccaccaggtgtgtcgtcttTGAAAGTCATGTCTGAAGCTTACCGGGTTCTGTGTCGCTGCTACCATGTTTGTGTCTAGTTGTTGTTCGTGTcgtgtgttgaactatgatcggCTCTGCTGTGTCATGAACTATGACCGTGTTTGAACAATGTTGTGTTGTCTACTTGTATCGTCTATGATCAGTGCTAAGTTTGTCTGAATTGTGATTGTGTTCTTGCTTCtgctgttgatcgctggtaacccCACCACTGAAGAGAAAAGGTAAGCCGAAGCAGATTATATGTTGCAACTAAATAACAGGGCGCCGTTCTAGACTGCTACTAGGTCTGAAAACCGATCTACCAAACGGACAGAGCCAAATCTCCAcaggacaaaaaaaaaaaaaactctatgcTTCTTCCCACTGCGCAAGTGGTGCAGCAAATTGCCCAAAGTCAATTCCGGATCGGCACGTCCACACGGCAGCCGCCGGGAACACGGCCAACGCTTCGATTGGGCATGAAGTGTTGCTGCGGCTCATCGCTGCGGGAGCCGGTCCAAGCTTTCTCTTCACGCTTCATGAAGCGTATGGGTTGCTGCGGCTCCACGCTGCGGAAGCCGGTCCACGCGGAGAAGCGACCTCCTCCCCCACCGCCGACGCCGCTGACTCCGCCGACTCCGCCGCACCGGCCGTCCTTCTCCCTGAACGCGCAGCAGGCCGCGCAGCCGCCGCCGGGAGCGTGCGGGGGGGAGGTCCTGGCGCTCGCGGAGTTCTCGCTGGCGGAGCTCCGCGCGGCGACGGGCGGCTTCGCGGCCAGTAACATCGTGTCGGAATACGGGGAGAAGGCTACGACCCTCGTCTACAGGGGCCGGCTAAAgggggccgccgcccgccgctccaTCGCCGTGAAGAAGTTCTCCAAGCTCGCCTGGCCCGACCCCAAGCAGTTCAAGGTACGCTGGAGAAGACCCCAAGCACTCGTGGCATGGGTCTATGGTAGATTGACAGGCACGATTGGGAGTTTTTGATGAACTGCTGATTTGGTTTGCAGGAGGAGGCGAGAAGGGTGGGCAAGCTGCGGCACCGGAGGCTTGCGAACCTTATCGGCTACTGCTGCGACGGGGACAATCGGCTGCTTGTGGCCGAGTTCATGCCAAACGATACCCTCGCCAAGCAACTGTTCCACTGTGAGTCCCCCCAACTACCTAGCCATGGGCAGTCTCTCTAGTTATCACGTCACAGTTGATGATTCTCCAGAACTTAGAAATCTTTTTCTTTAGTGGATGTCCTTAATTGATGTGGTGAGCAACACAGCACGTGCGGACTTTGTCCAAGTTGCTTCTGTCTGCACTACTATCAGTGCTTGCTTGCAGCATTTTAATTTCCAAATTAAGCTACTGATAGTTGATAAATGACCCTCCTCTAGGTGCTCAGCTCCCCTGTTCCCTTGTTATTTTTGATTATCACCTCGGATACAAGGGGATATGCTTCATTTTAGTAATATTACACTGGTGATTATAAAGTTATATATTACACCCATCATTACGTGTGATCGTTAGTTTTATAATTCTTGTTTTAGATTCTGACAAGTGACTGCATTTACCATCTGTGCTTAATGAAACGGTTGTGGAAATAACAATCAAATTATTTTTTCTCTTCGACATCCTTTTGTTCCTGTGCAGGGGAAAACCAGACCATTGAATGGGCTATGCGTCTGAGAGTTGCGTACTACATTGCTGAAGCTTTGGGATATTGTAGCAATGAGGAACGCTCTTTATATCATGACCTAAATGCATACAAAGTCCTCTTTGATGAGGTAaatgatcatcaagtcaagccatTTTGAATACATAGAACTAGTGCATCAAACCAACTATTACTGTCCCGTTCTGATGGACATAGATATGCTGTTCAGCAGGGTTTGAGGATTAGATTTTTGTATCTTTTAAGAAAGCGCGATGGGGTGGGGGGATAATTTGATTATTTAGATACAGCCTGTAGGCaaattgtctatcagaacttacaTAGGCATTTAGAAGTTGGCATGCATTCAAGTTGTTTCGTTTTGTCAACAACTTCATCATCTAGGCTTATGAGATGTTGATAGCCTCCTACAGCTGAACATGTAATTTTATAACAATTACCATCATGGAAGAAACGTTTCTAATAAACCTTTCTGGTTGCAGAATGGTGATCCTCGTCTCTCATGCTTTGGTCTGATGAATAACAGCAGAGATGGGAAGAGTTTTAGCACAAATCTAGCATACACACCTCCAGAATATCTGAGAAATGGTATTTGAAAAAGTGTTGCATTCCAATTTCTCAATGTTTTTGCTTATCCCCAGTCTGAATGACATGATCTctcaaaatgaaaaaaaaaaacagctgtTAAGATATTGATTAATGTGTTGGATACTAGTTATAGGGATTCTTTATGTTTTACTGATGTTGTGACCATTATAAAGGCACTCCGATGATTACTTATTTTAGTTATTGTTCTTTCAGGTAGGGTGACACCAGAAAGCGTCATATTCAGTTTCGGCACTGTACTCCTTGATCTTGTCAGTGGAAAGCACATACCTCCTTCCCATGTAGGTTACTTGTTAAGCATGCTTTCTTAGCTTCCATTGCAGCTGTAGATCTATTAAAGAAAATACAGAAATGCACTGCCAAGATTTTTTTGTTTGCTTTTTCTCAGCACAAAATGCCAGTTGAACACTAATGCATGCAGATTCAGTTATTGCAAAAACAATTGTGGTGTCACTTTCTACTACATAATTAGCTGTACAAGTTAATGAATGTTGAAATTCTTTGCGCAACCAGCAGCCTTTGCTGCATATGGAAACTACAACCTGTACAATTATTTACCAAAGCTTTTGACCAGTTCACAATGCAACCTACATTAGTAGGCACACTGGTAATGATGGGCATATGCATCACTGTGTACAGGCACTTGATATGATAAGAAACAGAAATATCCAAGCACTAATGGATTCACATTTGGAGGGGAACTACTCAACGGAAGAGGCCACTACTTTGGTGAATTTTGCTTCTCAATGTTTGCGGTACGAACCAAGAGACCGACCTGATATAAAAAAGCTGGTTTCCATTCTTGAGCCCTTGCAAGCAAAATCAGAGGTAACCACATATGCCTATGAATGAAGACGTTCTAGCTTTGTAGGACTAACTTCCACAATCAGTTGCTGTTTCTTGACAACCAGATTTCAGCTTGCAAACAATTAATGCatcttagtggggatgaacttcatagatattatagatgcatgcatctctttctctctcctgtcGTTTATCTCTGCAAAAAACTTATGGGGTATCCGTATGAGAAAGCAGACATTACATTAATTAGCCTATCATTGATACCATTACAAGATACATATTGTGGTGATTATTTTTCGCAATTTACTAGGCAGAAAGCAGATAAAATAAGCATTCCTTGGaggaaaataaaattttaaatgTAGAATCAACCGATTGATTAATGGTTAGGAAAGTGTTTGTATGCAAGGCCACATGGGATCAAACCCCGGGTATGACTCTTGGTGTGTCTCATTGAAGTGCATTATTCGTTGAGTGGAGATTGATGTTTCCGTTGATAACGAGGTGGCTGTGGTGTGTGCGGTGACTTCGTAAATCATCAGTAGGCGTGCTCGAACACAACTGGGCACGCGACATACACGGAGTCGTCGGCCTCCATGAGATCGGCCAGTACCTCACGCTCTGGCGCATGGTTGACGCCGTTGTGCTCTCAGAGGCCCAAGACCAGCTCGTCTGGAAGTGGACGCCTAGCGGCACCTACACGGCCCGCTCCGCCTAcctcgccacgttccagggatccaTACCATGCCCTGCCTGGAAACACACTTGGAAAGCATGGGCGCCTCCCCGGGTCAAATTTTTCCACTGGCTTGCCTACCAAAACCGCTGCTGGACAGCGGATCGTTTGGCGAACAGAGGCCTGCAACACCATGCTAGATGCCTGCTATGTGACCAGGAACCGGAGACCATGCGCCACCTGCTCATCGAGTGTTCATTCACCAAGCAGATATGGCATGAGGCCTTGGCCTGGCTGCGTATCCCATGCCGGCCTCCGGAGGACGCGGACACATCAATCTTCGCCTGGCTGGACACTACTAAGCGTTTAACTCCGAAGCCGATGCGTAAGGGCCTGGGATCTGCTGCGCTGCTGGTACCTTGGATGGTTTGGAAGCACAGGAACAACTGCGTGTTCGAGCGAGGGCGGCCTTCGGTCGCTGACCTTGTGCGTGACATCCAGTGCGAGGCTAAACTCTGGGCACAGGCGGGCGCCACCGGGCTTGGCGCCGTTCTGCCAACAACCTGGGATGTACACTAGGCTTTCTTTTGGCTATTATCTGTAACCCACCTCCTAGGAGGCTGTAAACTTGTTTCCCCctaccttttcaatgaaatgaaacgcaaagagtcctttgcgttttctcgaaaaaaaagtatGTGCTTGTTTTTGTCGTGGCTATGTTGTAGTCCATTTTTCTATAAGGAATAGAACGAAGGAATgacctccatttcgaaaaaaggaaGGAATGACCTGAAGTACAGAGGTAATATAAGATGATGAAAAACATATTCTTCATGCACACGCATAGAGGAGTAGATCATACTTTACCACTAGCAGTTAtcaacataaagtgtgcatatctgCTCCGAACAGTACATGTTATGGGTGAACTTTgttagattttagcaacaaatcaTATTCTTCATAACGGGGGGGACCGAGTCATACAGTGTTAGTGCGGAAAAACACTCTTTAGTCTTTAGCAACGTTGAACTTTGTTTCCTGGTTGAAGGAATTTGTTTCATTTCTGCGGTGGTTTATATACTTAGTGTTTCCTTATTTTCCAACAGTCTTCCTATGATGAAGAATTCACCCTACCTTCGGAGAGCACCATCAGCACCTTATTGTCTTCTTTAGGTTAGTGCTACTCTGAATGTTTAAATGTCTTAGTTTTATATGCATGTATCCTTAAACTATATGTGAGATTCATAACCCGAAGTTTTTCTTAATGCTAGATAGTTATCACATCAATATAAAATAGTAGCTTTTTACTGTGCTATTTCATACTGAGAACATATATTACTTTCTAGCATATATGCAAATAAGAACTACAATTGGTCTTATTAGAGATTTTTTGTAGTACAGACATGAATGATCAAGCAGCTGATTTTAAAACCTTGGAGGGCATATTGGGTGATTCAAATGCAAATCCGGCAAGGTTATCGTACCCATTTATAAAATCCATCACAAAAGATTTCTCTGAAGAGATCGGTCGCGGTGGGTTTGGAGTTGTTTACATGGTATGATTTATTGTTTTCTTCGTAGATGGTAATTGTACATGTATTTTCCCAGTGGAGAAACTAGTACTCGTGTTATATTAAACTGATGTTACGTTACTAAAAGGGACATCTCGGGGCTAGGAGGGTTGCTGTGAAGAAACTTTCCATACCGCAGGGCTTTTCTGACAAGCTCTTTTTGGATGAGATTAATTGTTTAATAAAGACGAAACATGATAATGTAGTGAGATTTCTAGGTTATTGTTCGGATTCACATGGGGAATTGGTGTCATCAGACCGAAGCCATGTGATGGCTGAGGTACATCAAAGGTTGCTATGCTTCGAGTATGTTCCCAACGGAAATCTTGAGAAACATCTCAAAGGTAAAGTCTGGAACTTTTTTTAttgttgtttttcagggaaaataTAACTCCCTTAATTTGAATTACTCCACCCTGAGAATGAGTAAGCTATCTAGGTTGACTTCTAAAAGCTTCCAGCTTTATTTCTCCAATATGTTGTAGTTTTCCATATATGCCCATGTTTTGAAAAGAAAGGTAAGGTAGACCCATACAGTATATATAGGAACTTTAAATTCATATCCATGAGAACTTGAGCCCAGATGATGGACTTAGCTTTATATCCACTCCACGAGCTAAGCGAGATAGGTTAACTTCCTTCCATAACACATTCTTTGACACTCAAACAGGTTGGTAACCACCTAGATTCCCATTTGTCCATTCAGATTTTGTCTACTTTATTGTTAGTGAACCACCCTTTTTCTTTTTGTACTAGCTACTTATGCGCAGCAGATTATAATCACATGGTTGGACAACCGTCAACTTTTCTAGTTGAACTTCCTCAAAAAAATTTAGCATCCAAATACAAGGACCGTGGAAATGCTAGGATACGCCAGCCTCCTTATGTTAAACAATGTATGATCTATAGATAGCGCTTTGAgaatattatactccctccgacccgaaAAGGATATCCCAGAATTGTCTAAaatcggatgtatctagacattatcAAAAATTGATTAATGTTGCCAATCTTCCACGTGTGGTTTTTGTATCACTTTTTCCGAAGGCCATCAATTTTCCATAAAGTAAGTGGCTCAGAATTCTTTGAGATGAATGTAAATATGCACCAAAATTGTAACCCTTTTCCATTGTTGCAGATAAGTCTCATAATAACGAATGGAAAATACGGTACCAAATGATTAGAGGAATTTGT includes these proteins:
- the LOC124676087 gene encoding serine/threonine-protein kinase BSK1-2-like, which translates into the protein MKRMGCCGSTLRKPVHAEKRPPPPPPTPLTPPTPPHRPSFSLNAQQAAQPPPGACGGEVLALAEFSLAELRAATGGFAASNIVSEYGEKATTLVYRGRLKGAAARRSIAVKKFSKLAWPDPKQFKEEARRVGKLRHRRLANLIGYCCDGDNRLLVAEFMPNDTLAKQLFHWENQTIEWAMRLRVAYYIAEALGYCSNEERSLYHDLNAYKVLFDENGDPRLSCFGLMNNSRDGKSFSTNLAYTPPEYLRNGRVTPESVIFSFGTVLLDLVSGKHIPPSHALDMIRNRNIQALMDSHLEGNYSTEEATTLVNFASQCLRYEPRDRPDIKKLVSILEPLQAKSESSYDEEFTLPSESTISTLLSSLDMNDQAADFKTLEGILGDSNANPARLSYPFIKSITKDFSEEIGRGGFGVVYMGHLGARRVAVKKLSIPQGFSDKLFLDEINCLIKTKHDNVVRFLGYCSDSHGELVSSDRSHVMAEVHQRLLCFEYVPNGNLEKHLKDKSHNNEWKIRYQMIRGICHGLNYLHGQRIIHLDLKPENILLDARLEPKITDFGISKCFDEGISRVYTETFRGTLGTIAPETIHNREITFKSDIYGLGFIIIKILTGCTNYDFNNWHTSLHVDGPQVKSCIELAQRCVAIDQHKRPTIGEIMQKLNEMERL